The following are encoded in a window of Mycobacterium vicinigordonae genomic DNA:
- a CDS encoding tetratricopeptide repeat protein: MSVDEPYFDLGSYHRPVGTRSPQAQTWFDRGLVWAYAFNHEEAIRCFERALDHDPDLAIARWGIAYSVGPNYNKAWAAFDLADLAVSLARARAELGLAAHGRATTVERGLIAALTARFPADDLDAGRRAYADAMAELAAAHPDDVDVQALAADALVNLTAWALWDTATGEPAPGSRVIEARRILEAALAGPSGRTHPGILHLYLHTMEMSPTPEVALPAADLLRELVPDAGHLRHMPSHIDVLCGDYRSAVESNHAAVQADRLFVDRAGPLNFYSLYRAHDLHFIVYSAMFQGQSRIALAAADELAAQLTPELLAIESPPMADWLEAFVPLRTHVLVRFGRWDELMAQPTPLDPDLYCATAATICYGRGVAFAATGQLDRAESERVAFSQACARVPESRYLFNNTSRDILAVAAAMLDGEIAYRAKRFDEAFEHLRQAVELDDSLPYDEPWGWMQPTRHAYGALLLEQGHLDLAAAVYAADLGLDPTLARCCQHPGNVWSLHGYHECLKRLGRNDEALIIGQQLRLAVARADVPIRASCACRIDTF, translated from the coding sequence ATGAGCGTCGACGAGCCGTATTTCGACCTCGGTTCCTACCACCGCCCAGTCGGGACCCGATCCCCGCAAGCGCAGACCTGGTTCGACCGCGGCCTGGTGTGGGCGTACGCGTTTAATCATGAAGAAGCGATCCGATGCTTCGAACGCGCACTGGATCACGACCCGGACCTGGCCATCGCGCGATGGGGTATCGCCTACTCGGTCGGGCCCAACTACAACAAGGCGTGGGCGGCGTTCGACCTCGCCGACCTGGCTGTGTCACTGGCGCGGGCACGTGCCGAACTTGGTCTGGCCGCGCACGGTCGGGCCACCACTGTCGAACGGGGTTTGATCGCCGCGCTGACGGCCCGCTTTCCCGCCGACGACCTGGACGCCGGTCGGCGTGCCTACGCCGACGCGATGGCGGAGCTGGCCGCCGCTCACCCCGATGACGTCGACGTACAGGCGCTGGCCGCCGACGCGCTGGTCAACCTGACCGCGTGGGCGCTGTGGGACACCGCCACTGGCGAGCCGGCCCCGGGATCACGCGTGATCGAGGCCAGGCGGATTTTGGAGGCGGCGCTGGCCGGACCGTCGGGCCGCACCCATCCGGGGATCCTGCATCTGTACCTGCACACCATGGAGATGTCGCCGACGCCAGAGGTCGCGCTGCCGGCGGCGGACCTGCTGCGGGAGCTAGTGCCCGACGCCGGGCACCTGCGCCACATGCCCAGCCACATCGACGTGCTGTGCGGCGACTACCGCAGCGCCGTCGAGTCCAACCATGCTGCAGTGCAAGCGGATCGGCTATTTGTCGACCGGGCTGGCCCGCTGAATTTCTACTCGCTATACCGGGCGCACGATCTGCATTTCATCGTGTACTCGGCGATGTTCCAAGGGCAGTCGCGGATTGCGCTGGCCGCCGCCGATGAACTCGCGGCGCAACTGACACCTGAGCTGCTGGCGATCGAGTCTCCACCGATGGCCGATTGGCTGGAGGCGTTCGTGCCGCTACGCACCCACGTGCTGGTGCGCTTCGGCCGCTGGGACGAGCTGATGGCGCAACCGACGCCGCTGGATCCGGACCTCTACTGCGCCACCGCAGCAACCATCTGTTACGGACGCGGTGTCGCGTTCGCTGCGACCGGGCAGCTCGACCGGGCCGAGAGCGAGCGTGTCGCGTTCAGCCAGGCCTGCGCCCGGGTGCCGGAATCTCGGTACTTGTTCAACAACACCAGCCGTGACATCTTAGCGGTGGCCGCCGCCATGCTCGACGGCGAGATCGCTTATCGTGCAAAGCGTTTTGACGAGGCATTCGAGCACCTGCGCCAGGCTGTCGAGCTGGACGACTCGTTGCCCTACGACGAGCCGTGGGGCTGGATGCAACCGACGCGGCATGCCTACGGCGCTCTGCTACTCGAGCAGGGCCACCTCGACCTGGCCGCGGCGGTGTATGCAGCCGACCTCGGCCTGGATCCCACGCTGGCCAGGTGCTGCCAGCATCCCGGCAATGTGTGGAGCCTGCACGGCTATCACGAATGCCTGAAACGGTTGGGGCGCAACGACGAAGCTCTGATCATCGGCCAGCAGCTCCGGCTCGCCGTGGCACGTGCCGACGTGCCGATCCGGGCGTCGTGCGCGTGCCGGATCGACACGTTCTAG
- a CDS encoding VOC family protein — MSTHKGMHSPQGARRGEHPGRSRNPVIKVADIAWLEFEKPDLTSCEAFARAFGFQTAQRSPERIALRGTNLGAPCVIVRRGQQTRFGGVAFRACDEVDVLRLADHAATNVRPLPESVGGISVDLTDPSGTPVRVVAGVHELPALYEQTAHTFNFGSDLKRTNATQRPPRVPARVQRLGHLVLQSTKYLQTLNWYLDNLGMIVSDFQFFPGQRDRGPAMSFIRCDRGSTPADHHTLALALGPANRYVHSAYQVSDLDALAAGGEYLREHGYFRSWGIGRHIQGSQIFDYWRDPDGLLMEHFTDGDLFDNTLQPGWAPFTASGLAQWGPPATRDFLGTDPKSARHELFSMLSALRQDNEFDLNRLFGLLKVPTS; from the coding sequence ATGAGCACACACAAGGGCATGCACAGCCCGCAGGGCGCGCGGCGCGGCGAGCACCCGGGTCGATCGCGCAATCCGGTGATCAAGGTCGCCGACATCGCGTGGCTGGAGTTCGAGAAGCCGGACTTGACCAGCTGCGAAGCGTTTGCGCGGGCCTTCGGCTTCCAAACCGCACAGCGCAGCCCCGAACGGATCGCCTTGCGCGGCACCAACCTCGGAGCACCCTGCGTCATCGTGCGCCGCGGACAGCAAACGCGGTTTGGCGGCGTGGCATTTCGCGCCTGCGACGAAGTCGACGTGCTGCGACTTGCCGACCACGCCGCCACCAACGTGCGGCCGCTGCCCGAGTCAGTCGGCGGCATCTCGGTCGACTTGACCGACCCCAGCGGAACGCCGGTCCGGGTGGTCGCCGGTGTCCACGAACTACCAGCGTTGTACGAACAGACCGCACATACTTTCAACTTCGGCTCAGACCTCAAGCGCACCAACGCGACTCAACGCCCACCGCGCGTCCCCGCGCGCGTGCAGCGGCTCGGCCACCTGGTGCTGCAGTCCACAAAGTACCTCCAGACCCTCAACTGGTATCTGGACAACCTCGGGATGATCGTCAGCGACTTCCAGTTCTTCCCCGGCCAGCGGGACCGGGGTCCGGCGATGAGTTTCATCCGCTGCGATCGCGGCTCCACACCCGCCGATCACCACACGCTTGCGTTGGCGCTCGGTCCGGCCAACCGCTACGTGCACTCGGCCTACCAGGTCAGCGACCTCGACGCACTGGCGGCAGGTGGCGAATACCTAAGGGAGCACGGCTATTTCCGCTCCTGGGGTATCGGCCGGCACATTCAGGGCAGCCAGATATTCGACTACTGGCGCGATCCTGACGGTCTCCTCATGGAGCACTTCACCGACGGCGACTTGTTCGACAACACCCTCCAGCCTGGCTGGGCCCCGTTTACCGCGTCCGGCCTGGCGCAATGGGGCCCACCGGCCACCAGGGACTTCCTGGGCACCGACCCGAAATCTGCTCGTCACGAATTGTTTTCGATGCTCTCGGCGCTGCGCCAAGACAATGAATTCGACCTCAACCGCCTGTTCGGCCTACTGAAAGTACCCACCTCATGA
- a CDS encoding aldo/keto reductase: protein MRKARLGEVSVGRIGLGAMGMSVAYAGAGSDDAESIRTVHRAIDLGVTLIDTAEVYGPYRNEELLARALRGRRDQVILATKFGMISHTGRNGLDSSPANIRLAVDGSLQRLTTDHIDLYYQHRLDRETPIEDTVGALSELVVAGKIRHIGLSEVGVQSIRRAHAVHPITAVQSEYSLWTRDPENAVLPLLRELGIGFVAYSPVGRGFLTGAIRSPEAIPDTDFRKTNPRFTEENFQHNLRSADQLRTISDDVGATCAQVALAWLLAKGRDIVPIPGTKHAARVEENVGADEVELSAEQLAQLDNLLAPAGDHHSAAQLQWIDRD from the coding sequence ATGCGAAAAGCACGGTTGGGTGAGGTTAGTGTTGGCCGGATCGGCCTGGGCGCAATGGGCATGTCCGTCGCCTATGCGGGGGCCGGCAGCGACGATGCCGAGTCGATCCGCACCGTGCACCGCGCGATCGACCTCGGCGTCACATTGATCGACACCGCCGAGGTTTACGGCCCTTACCGCAACGAGGAACTGCTCGCCCGTGCCCTGCGGGGCCGACGCGATCAAGTGATTCTGGCGACCAAGTTCGGCATGATCTCCCACACCGGGCGCAACGGTCTGGACAGCAGTCCCGCCAATATCCGCCTCGCTGTGGACGGCTCGTTGCAGCGACTGACAACTGACCATATCGACCTTTACTACCAGCACAGGTTGGACCGCGAGACTCCCATCGAGGACACGGTCGGCGCGTTGTCGGAGTTGGTCGTGGCGGGCAAGATTCGGCATATCGGACTCTCAGAGGTGGGGGTGCAGAGCATCCGCCGCGCCCATGCAGTTCACCCGATCACCGCGGTGCAATCTGAGTACTCACTGTGGACCCGCGACCCCGAAAACGCGGTGCTGCCGCTACTTCGAGAACTCGGTATCGGGTTCGTCGCGTATTCACCTGTTGGCCGCGGGTTTCTCACCGGTGCAATACGTTCCCCCGAAGCGATTCCCGACACGGACTTCCGCAAGACCAACCCGCGGTTCACTGAGGAGAATTTTCAGCACAATCTGCGCAGCGCGGATCAGTTACGCACCATCAGCGATGACGTCGGCGCCACCTGCGCTCAGGTCGCGCTGGCCTGGTTGCTGGCCAAAGGGCGCGACATCGTCCCGATCCCCGGCACCAAACACGCTGCGCGCGTTGAAGAAAACGTGGGTGCCGACGAAGTGGAACTCTCAGCAGAACAGTTGGCACAACTGGACAACCTACTTGCGCCGGCGGGGGATCATCACAGCGCGGCGCAACTGCAGTGGATCGATCGCGACTAG
- a CDS encoding acyltransferase family protein, translating into MSSAAPGRTVRNLAVDYYRVSGVGLIVLGHWLLSSITYRNGQFGRENPLVDLPWTQWATWPFQAVPAFFLVAGYAGAVSWRRQQERGGEPWQSWVRHRIARVLGPTGVYVGLIFALVLTLLGLGMPGSVLQYAGWALAMHLWFLAVYLVVVTLTPIAIAAHDRWGLRVPAAMAAGVAVVDAVTIGGHVPRLGWINYLLCWGMLYQLGITWHAGRLNGRRPLLLAAGSAAALALLIWLGPYPPSMIGVPGQVVQNSTPPTLALVAFGCAQAGIAVALAPPIDRALSGPRLRRIVAVANNNVMALYLWHMVPVIVVAVVAYPSGLLPQPEQATAAWWLMRIAWVLILCAAMAVEMAILFWLRRLFAAPLPMIDVPLGDRWTAPVMLVGTALAAYSLAFISADGFAPSGGFPWLTAIIFTVGLVLVASRSRRADPAPM; encoded by the coding sequence ATGAGCAGCGCAGCACCCGGCCGAACCGTCCGCAATCTGGCGGTCGACTACTACCGGGTATCAGGCGTGGGCCTCATCGTGCTCGGGCACTGGCTGCTGAGCTCCATCACCTACCGTAACGGCCAATTCGGCCGAGAGAACCCGTTGGTGGACCTGCCGTGGACCCAGTGGGCCACCTGGCCCTTCCAGGCTGTGCCGGCGTTCTTTCTGGTGGCCGGTTACGCGGGAGCGGTGTCCTGGCGACGCCAGCAGGAGCGCGGGGGCGAACCGTGGCAGAGCTGGGTCCGGCACCGCATCGCCAGAGTGCTCGGGCCGACGGGAGTGTACGTCGGACTGATTTTCGCTCTGGTATTGACACTCCTCGGCCTGGGCATGCCTGGTTCGGTGTTGCAGTACGCGGGCTGGGCGTTGGCCATGCATCTGTGGTTCCTGGCAGTCTATCTGGTGGTAGTGACGCTGACACCGATTGCGATTGCCGCACATGATCGTTGGGGACTGCGGGTACCGGCGGCGATGGCCGCCGGAGTGGCGGTGGTCGACGCGGTAACCATTGGCGGGCATGTCCCTCGCCTCGGCTGGATCAACTACTTGCTGTGTTGGGGCATGCTCTACCAACTCGGAATCACCTGGCACGCCGGGCGGTTGAACGGCCGCCGACCGCTATTGCTGGCGGCGGGATCGGCGGCGGCCCTGGCGCTGCTGATCTGGCTGGGTCCCTATCCGCCCAGCATGATCGGCGTCCCCGGACAGGTCGTGCAGAACAGCACACCGCCCACGCTGGCTTTAGTGGCGTTTGGGTGCGCCCAAGCAGGCATCGCGGTCGCGCTAGCCCCCCCGATCGATCGAGCGCTGAGCGGACCACGGCTCCGGCGCATCGTGGCGGTGGCCAACAACAACGTGATGGCCCTGTACTTGTGGCATATGGTGCCGGTCATCGTGGTGGCGGTCGTTGCCTATCCGTCGGGGTTGCTACCGCAGCCTGAGCAAGCGACGGCGGCCTGGTGGCTGATGCGGATTGCCTGGGTGTTGATTCTGTGCGCGGCGATGGCGGTGGAGATGGCGATTTTGTTCTGGCTGCGGCGCTTGTTCGCGGCGCCGCTACCGATGATCGATGTTCCGCTGGGCGATCGCTGGACCGCGCCGGTCATGCTGGTCGGCACAGCGCTGGCCGCGTATTCGCTGGCTTTCATCTCCGCCGACGGCTTCGCGCCGTCCGGCGGCTTCCCCTGGTTGACCGCGATCATCTTCACCGTCGGGTTGGTGCTGGTGGCGTCCCGCTCCCGCCGAGCCGACCCGGCGCCCATGTAA
- a CDS encoding acyl-[acyl-carrier-protein] thioesterase encodes MTPLVAAPNQGYVYETGWRLGTSDIDEHRRLRLDGVARYIQEVGAEHLADSQLAEVHPHWIVLRTVVDVLEPIEIPSEITFRRWCAGLSSRWCNMRVQLLGTQGGRIETEGFWICMNKDTLTPSRLTDDCVRRFGSTTDDHRLKWRPWLTESIGAEAAPATIPFPLRRTDIDLFEHVNNTIYWHGVHEILGQIPALDQRPYRAVLEYRSPIRFGEDLSLRYQIDGDTVRVEFTVREEVRAAAMVRAL; translated from the coding sequence ATGACCCCCCTCGTTGCGGCACCCAACCAAGGGTACGTGTACGAAACAGGTTGGCGGCTAGGAACATCCGACATTGACGAGCATCGCAGGCTACGCCTGGACGGGGTAGCCCGCTATATCCAGGAAGTGGGCGCCGAGCACCTCGCGGATTCGCAGTTGGCCGAAGTTCATCCACACTGGATAGTGCTGCGCACGGTTGTCGATGTGCTCGAGCCGATCGAGATCCCCAGTGAAATCACGTTCCGACGTTGGTGCGCCGGCCTTTCCAGCCGTTGGTGCAACATGCGCGTGCAACTGCTGGGTACCCAGGGCGGGCGGATCGAGACCGAGGGCTTCTGGATTTGCATGAATAAAGACACGTTGACGCCGTCGCGGCTCACAGACGACTGTGTGCGGCGCTTCGGCTCGACGACCGACGATCACCGACTCAAGTGGCGGCCGTGGCTCACTGAATCGATCGGTGCCGAAGCGGCGCCGGCCACAATTCCGTTTCCGTTGCGCCGCACCGACATCGACCTATTCGAGCACGTCAACAACACCATCTATTGGCATGGCGTACACGAGATCCTCGGCCAGATACCCGCCCTGGACCAGCGGCCGTACCGCGCGGTGCTCGAATACCGCAGTCCCATCAGGTTCGGTGAGGATTTGAGCCTTCGCTACCAGATCGACGGCGACACTGTGCGGGTGGAATTCACCGTCCGAGAGGAAGTCCGCGCGGCGGCGATGGTTCGCGCGCTTTAA
- a CDS encoding NAD(P)-binding protein, which translates to MNVQKLDTDYLVIGAGAMGMAFTDTLVAESQARAVLVDQAHQPGGHWTTAYPFVRLHQPSAYYGVNSRRLGNNTIDSVGWNQGLNELAPVGEICAYFDAVMQQQLLPSGRVEYFPMSQYLGDGRFRTLAGTEYEVSVARRIVDATYLRAVVPSMRPPPYGVAPGVDCIPPNDLPKHGARERYVVVGAGKTGIDVCLWLLRNGVDPQRLTWIMPRDSWWIDRATLQPGPAFIKKFRDNYAATLDSIDAATSIDDLFERLEAAGTLLRLDRSVRPTMYRCATVSRPEYEQLGRIEDVIRMGHVQRIEPAAIVLDEGTITSAPSALYIDCTADGAPQRPAMPVFDGHRITLQAVRSCQQVFSAAFIAHLECTYDDDTAKNLLCEPIPHPERDVDWLRLTQSDLRNFSRWLDDPDLSDWLADARLNLLAELLPPLSHKPRVRERVVSMFQKRLNLASEQLDKLRSEADDA; encoded by the coding sequence ATGAATGTCCAGAAGTTGGACACCGACTACCTCGTGATCGGTGCCGGTGCTATGGGGATGGCGTTCACCGACACGCTCGTCGCTGAATCCCAGGCCCGTGCCGTACTCGTCGACCAAGCACATCAACCGGGCGGCCATTGGACCACCGCGTACCCCTTCGTGCGGCTGCATCAGCCGTCGGCATATTACGGAGTGAACTCAAGAAGGTTGGGCAACAACACTATCGATAGTGTCGGTTGGAATCAGGGTCTCAACGAACTCGCCCCGGTCGGTGAGATCTGCGCGTATTTCGACGCCGTTATGCAACAGCAGTTGCTGCCCTCGGGGCGTGTCGAGTACTTCCCGATGTCGCAGTATCTCGGGGACGGACGATTCCGTACGCTGGCCGGCACCGAATACGAAGTGAGCGTCGCGCGGCGCATCGTCGATGCCACGTACCTGCGAGCGGTGGTGCCGTCGATGCGGCCCCCGCCTTATGGCGTCGCGCCGGGCGTCGACTGCATCCCACCCAACGACCTCCCCAAACACGGTGCGCGCGAGCGCTACGTGGTGGTGGGCGCTGGCAAGACCGGCATCGACGTTTGTCTGTGGTTGTTGCGCAACGGGGTGGACCCCCAGCGGCTCACCTGGATCATGCCACGCGATTCGTGGTGGATCGACCGGGCGACGCTGCAACCGGGGCCGGCGTTCATCAAGAAATTCCGGGACAACTACGCCGCGACGCTTGACTCGATCGATGCCGCGACGTCGATCGACGACCTGTTCGAGCGGCTCGAGGCGGCGGGAACGTTGCTTCGGCTCGACCGGTCAGTACGACCGACGATGTACCGGTGCGCGACCGTGTCGCGACCCGAGTACGAACAGCTCGGCCGAATCGAGGACGTGATCCGAATGGGCCACGTCCAGCGCATCGAGCCCGCCGCCATCGTGCTCGACGAAGGGACGATCACCTCCGCACCGTCGGCGCTTTACATCGACTGCACCGCCGACGGTGCGCCGCAACGTCCGGCGATGCCGGTCTTCGACGGCCACCGGATCACCCTGCAGGCGGTGCGCAGCTGCCAGCAGGTCTTCAGTGCCGCGTTCATCGCCCACCTCGAGTGCACTTACGACGACGATACGGCGAAGAACTTGCTGTGCGAACCTATTCCGCACCCCGAGCGGGACGTGGACTGGCTGCGGCTCACCCAGTCGGACCTGCGCAACTTCTCCCGCTGGCTCGACGACCCCGACCTGAGCGACTGGCTGGCCGACGCGCGTCTGAATCTGCTGGCCGAACTGCTGCCTCCGCTGTCGCACAAGCCGCGGGTACGCGAGCGGGTGGTCTCGATGTTCCAGAAGCGTCTGAACCTGGCCAGCGAGCAGCTGGACAAGTTGCGCAGCGAGGCCGACGATGCCTGA
- a CDS encoding TetR/AcrR family transcriptional regulator — translation MRHTAGVTTSDDGSSGLQRRKERTRSALVKAAQRLIAEGRVNVPVLEITQAADVGMGSFYNHFDSKEQLFEAAVADVLDAHGALLDRLTAAIDDPAETFATSFRLTGRLLRQRPQESEILLANGTTLLSSDRGLAPRALRDIKAAAAVGRFRVDDPKLALAIAGGALLGLGALLREEPDRDGAQAADAATESVLRLLGLTAPDAHAVCQRPLPDFAAD, via the coding sequence ATGCGGCATACTGCTGGAGTGACCACGTCAGATGACGGATCTTCTGGGCTGCAGCGACGCAAAGAACGCACCAGGTCGGCGCTGGTAAAAGCGGCACAGCGCCTGATCGCTGAAGGAAGGGTGAACGTTCCCGTGCTGGAGATCACCCAGGCGGCCGATGTCGGAATGGGGTCGTTCTACAACCACTTCGACAGCAAGGAACAGCTGTTCGAGGCTGCGGTCGCCGATGTGCTCGATGCCCATGGGGCGCTGTTGGACCGCCTGACCGCCGCTATCGACGATCCCGCCGAGACGTTCGCGACCAGTTTCCGGCTCACCGGGCGGCTGCTGCGTCAACGCCCTCAAGAGAGCGAGATTCTGTTGGCCAACGGGACGACGCTGTTGTCGTCCGACCGCGGACTGGCTCCCCGCGCGTTGCGGGACATTAAGGCTGCCGCGGCGGTGGGGCGATTCCGGGTGGACGACCCTAAGCTTGCACTGGCCATTGCTGGCGGCGCATTGCTGGGGCTCGGCGCGCTGCTGCGCGAAGAGCCCGATCGCGACGGGGCCCAGGCTGCCGATGCGGCGACCGAAAGTGTGCTGCGGCTGCTTGGTCTTACCGCACCTGACGCGCACGCCGTTTGCCAGCGGCCACTGCCCGACTTCGCGGCGGACTGA
- a CDS encoding alpha/beta hydrolase fold domain-containing protein, whose product MPALLRFTGRTRAYESAETARAHIEQRAVERQLFGPPPRLRRDVAVEFDYGSGWPVYTLTPKRTKAGHTERTVMYLHGGGWVNEITSQHWKLAVQIAAESYAEVIVPIYPLIPFATAAEVLPVIVDMAVQHLSRGRSVRLAGDSAGGQIAFSVALVLRDEHSVVIPQTVLISPVLDLSLSNPFIGVVEDPWLGRDALQVFADHWRGELALDDPRVNPMAADLRGFGSLTVFSGTRDILNPDTRLFVEKAAAAGVDVDYHEQPELLHVYPLTPTPEGRAARAVIVERLAGP is encoded by the coding sequence ATGCCGGCGCTGCTTCGCTTCACCGGCCGGACCCGCGCCTACGAAAGCGCCGAGACGGCTCGGGCGCATATTGAACAGCGCGCCGTGGAACGGCAACTTTTCGGGCCACCGCCTCGGCTGCGACGGGACGTCGCGGTGGAGTTCGACTACGGATCGGGGTGGCCCGTCTATACCCTGACCCCGAAGAGAACCAAGGCCGGCCACACCGAACGGACTGTCATGTACCTGCACGGAGGCGGGTGGGTTAACGAAATCACAAGCCAGCATTGGAAGTTGGCGGTGCAGATCGCCGCTGAATCGTATGCGGAGGTGATCGTCCCAATCTATCCGCTGATCCCGTTCGCCACCGCCGCAGAGGTTTTGCCGGTGATCGTCGATATGGCGGTACAGCACCTGTCCCGCGGGCGCAGCGTCCGGTTGGCCGGGGATTCGGCCGGGGGGCAGATCGCATTCTCGGTGGCCCTGGTGCTGCGTGACGAACACAGCGTGGTGATCCCGCAGACCGTGCTGATCTCCCCGGTGCTCGACCTCTCCTTGTCCAACCCGTTCATCGGCGTAGTCGAGGATCCGTGGTTGGGTCGGGATGCCCTCCAGGTCTTCGCCGACCACTGGCGCGGCGAGTTGGCGTTGGACGACCCGCGGGTGAATCCGATGGCGGCAGATCTGAGGGGTTTCGGTTCGCTGACTGTGTTCAGCGGCACCCGCGACATCCTCAACCCCGATACCCGGCTGTTCGTCGAAAAGGCCGCTGCCGCAGGCGTAGACGTTGATTACCACGAGCAACCGGAGCTGCTGCACGTGTATCCGCTGACGCCCACTCCGGAAGGCAGGGCGGCGCGTGCGGTCATCGTCGAACGTCTCGCCGGGCCATGA
- a CDS encoding alpha/beta fold hydrolase, which produces MPTITTSDGVEIFFKDWGTGQPIVFSHGWPLSSDDWDTQMLYFLGHGYRVIAHDRRGHGRSSQVADGHDMDHYADDLAAVVEHLDLHDAVHIGHSTGGGEVAHYLARHGESRAAKAVLISAVPPLMVKTEANPLGLPKEVFDDLQAQLAANRSKFYRALPSGPFYGFNRPGVESCEAAIANWWRQGMMGSAKAHYEGIVAFSQTDFTEDLTKIGVPVLVMHSKDDQIVPYQAAGPLSAQLLRNGVLKTYQDFPHGMITTQADVINADVLDFLRS; this is translated from the coding sequence ATGCCCACGATCACCACCAGCGACGGCGTCGAGATTTTCTTCAAAGATTGGGGTACCGGCCAGCCCATCGTGTTCAGTCACGGTTGGCCGCTGTCCTCGGATGACTGGGACACCCAGATGCTTTACTTCCTTGGGCACGGCTACCGGGTGATCGCCCACGACCGGCGTGGCCACGGCCGCTCCTCGCAGGTGGCCGACGGACACGACATGGATCATTACGCCGACGACCTCGCCGCCGTGGTGGAGCACCTCGATCTGCACGACGCCGTGCACATTGGCCATTCCACCGGCGGTGGGGAAGTAGCCCACTATCTGGCTCGGCACGGCGAGTCCCGCGCCGCGAAAGCCGTTCTGATTAGTGCTGTTCCGCCGCTGATGGTCAAGACGGAGGCCAACCCACTCGGCCTGCCGAAAGAAGTCTTCGACGACCTCCAGGCTCAGTTGGCCGCCAACCGCTCCAAGTTCTACCGCGCGCTGCCGTCCGGGCCTTTCTACGGGTTCAATCGTCCCGGCGTCGAATCTTGCGAAGCCGCCATCGCCAACTGGTGGCGCCAGGGAATGATGGGCAGCGCCAAGGCACATTACGAGGGCATCGTTGCCTTTTCCCAAACAGACTTCACCGAGGACCTGACCAAGATCGGTGTGCCGGTGCTGGTGATGCACAGTAAGGACGACCAGATTGTGCCCTATCAGGCCGCCGGGCCGCTGTCGGCGCAATTGTTGCGCAATGGCGTGCTGAAGACTTACCAGGACTTTCCGCACGGCATGATCACTACGCAGGCCGATGTGATCAACGCCGACGTGCTCGATTTTCTGCGAAGTTGA
- a CDS encoding enoyl-CoA hydratase-related protein, which yields MSADLTVAIADGVALLTLNRPEQRNAYTAEMGALLNRAYRQCDDDDAVRAIVLTGAGNAFCVGADFAAERSPFDTAPDDFTAVPTDPAAFELRTPVIAAVNGHAIGIGLTIALQADIRILASDAKYAVAQVRRGVMPDCMSHWTLPRLVGGAVAADLLLTGRALDGREAVAVGMGTRALPGSEVLDHAMTVARDVAVNVAPMSAALSKRLLWDTMSYGYTPRQVADLETALHHRLLGSADAREGVEAFLQRRPPHWSTSVAREWQPLPTQGEGTLR from the coding sequence ATGAGCGCCGATCTCACCGTTGCAATCGCGGACGGTGTTGCGCTGCTGACACTCAACCGGCCCGAACAGCGCAATGCCTACACGGCGGAGATGGGCGCGCTGCTCAACCGGGCGTACCGGCAATGCGACGACGACGACGCCGTGCGAGCCATCGTGCTCACCGGGGCGGGGAACGCGTTCTGCGTCGGTGCCGACTTCGCTGCCGAGCGAAGTCCGTTCGACACCGCGCCCGACGACTTCACCGCGGTACCAACCGACCCCGCCGCGTTCGAACTGCGCACTCCGGTCATCGCTGCCGTCAACGGGCATGCCATCGGAATCGGGCTGACCATCGCGCTGCAGGCCGACATCCGCATCTTGGCCTCAGACGCCAAATATGCGGTGGCACAGGTGCGGCGTGGGGTCATGCCGGACTGCATGTCGCACTGGACGCTGCCGCGGCTGGTCGGTGGCGCGGTCGCCGCGGACCTGCTGCTGACCGGCCGCGCTCTCGACGGGCGCGAGGCGGTCGCGGTGGGGATGGGCACCCGCGCGTTGCCGGGCAGCGAGGTGCTCGACCACGCCATGACCGTGGCGCGCGACGTCGCAGTCAACGTCGCCCCGATGTCGGCCGCACTGAGCAAACGCCTGCTCTGGGACACCATGAGCTACGGCTACACCCCACGCCAGGTCGCCGATCTGGAAACCGCACTGCATCACCGGTTGCTGGGCAGCGCCGATGCTCGCGAAGGTGTCGAGGCTTTCCTGCAGCGTCGGCCCCCGCACTGGAGCACATCGGTGGCGCGTGAGTGGCAGCCATTGCCGACCCAAGGCGAAGGGACGTTGCGTTGA